The region GCCGGCACCTTCACCACCAATCTTGAAGGGTCGCGCAAGATGCTCCAGATCGGGATTGCGGTTTCAACCCAGTATGATGATACCGTGATGCAGAATGTCGAAGCCCATGAACTTGGTCTGCGTTCCGCTATTCTGAACCGGATCGGCAGTTTCACCGAAGACCAGATCAAGGGCGAGGCCGGCCGCAAGATGCTGACCGAATCCCTCAAGGAAGTGCTGAACAAGGAACTCGAGGAACTCGAAGGATTTGGCGGCATCGAAAAAGTGCATTTCACCTCCTTTGTATTGCAATAAGATCAGATGAGACGAGGCCGAGAGTGACATCGACACGCAAACTTAGCTCAAGCGAAGTGAACGCCCTGATTGACGGCCTTCAGCAGGAAGGACCGAGCGGCGGCGCCGAAGCCGATGTGAGCAGCAGCGCTGAAGTGCGTTCCTTTCAGTTCGGCTCGGATGATCTGTCGCTGCTCGGGGATTATTACGCGCTCAGGATGCTGAACGAGCGGTTTTCGCGTCTTGCCCGCAGTGTTTTCCTCCCCATGCTGCGGATTCAGCCGCGGATTTCCTCTTTTCCGCCGGAAGTGAAGACGTTTGATGAATATATCGCCGATGTCGACAATTTCCTCAGCCTTTCCATTTCCAAGATCGAAGAGTTGCGCGGCAGCATGATGCTCGTGCTCAACCCCTCTTTCATCTCGATCCTGACCAATTCCTTTTATGGCGGCAAGATTTCGACGCTGAAAAACAGGCGCAACGAATTCACCACCACCGAAGAGCGGGTCATCGAACTTGTCAATGAAGGGCTCAATACGGCGCTGGAAGAAGCCTGGAAAGATCTGACGCGGATCAGCATTCATCCCAGCACCCGTGAGGTCAACCCGCAATTTGCGTCCTTCGTGGATGGAAGCGATCTGGTGATCATCTGCTCTTTTGTGGTGCAGTTGCCGAATGTGGAAGCGGCAACCTTCGATATCATCTACCCGCTCCAGACCCTGAAGCCGATTGCAAGCCAGCTCAGGTCACGCGTCCAGACCGATATGGTGGACGACAACAAATCCTGGCGTGAACGCATGGAACAGGCAGTGCTTGAAATTCCGCTCAAGATTGTTGCGCGGCTGGGCGAGCCAACCGTTTCAATGGGCAAACTCATCACCCTCAAGCAAGGCGACAGTTTCCCGATGCAGATCAATGACGGCGTTGATGTCCTCCTCGAAGACAATATCATCTTCACCGGTGAAGTCGGTGAGATCAATGGTCAAGCCGCCGTCAAACTGACCGCCGCGGTAAGCTAGGTTTTTTCGATCAGAAAAGGATAGGATCATGGCCGAAGAAAACGAAACCGAAGATACAGAAGCCAAAGCCGAGGCCCCTGCAGGTGGCGGTGATCGCGTCAGTGTCGACAATCTCAGGGTGCTCGAGAATATCGACGTCAAACTGACGGTTGAAGTCGGCAGCACGGAAATCCGGATACGAGATCTGCTGCGGTTGAACGAGGGATCGGTGGTGGAACTCGATCGGCTCGCCGGTGATCCGCTTGATATTCTCGCCAATGGCACGATCATTGCCCGGGGCGAAGTTGTCATGGTCGGGGAACGGTTCGGGATCAGATTCAGCGAAATCGTCTCACCGGAAAAACGGATGGAAAATCTCTGACCGGCCCGGGGCAAAGGCGTCGGTTTTCTGACAGCCCAACTGAAAACCGGCCTTTTTTTAATAATTTTTCCAATATATACAGATAGTTATAATATAGTTTTCTGATCTGGCATGGGTTTTGCCTTGCCTCTTCCATGTAAGTGGCGGGGTAACCATGACCAATATATTCGCAACAAACCAGTTTCTCATTGTCGGGCTTTTCCTGATTGCGCTGATTGGCCTGATGGTGCTGGTGCGCCGCTTTAGGGACCCGCTGGCCTCGCAACTGGGCGGCCAGCGCCGGATCAAGCTGATCGAGGATACTTCCATCGGCGCGACGGAACGCATCAAACTGGTGACGATTGACACCATCCAATACGCCATCATCACCTCCAAAAACCAGCAGCCGGTGGTCGTCCCGCTTGAAGATACCGGAACAGATGCACGCAAATCTGCGCCGAAACCTGCCGCCTTGCCAAAGGCGACGCCGACCCGATCCCAGGCCGGGGCGGAAGATACGGGCAGGAATTCGATGGCAGAGCCCTTCCTTCAGGCCATGAAAAAGGCCCGGTCCCGCAACCCGCTTCTGGGATTTGACAAATGAACATGACGCCCAAAATCATGACTGCCTTCGGCGCTGTTCTGGCAGCGGCGTTCATCTCCATGAGCCCGGCGCTGGCCCAGAGCGGCCTTGATCAGGGTTTTGGCGGCCTGCCGGCGCTGACGGTCAGCGATAACAGCAACGGCACGGCCACCTATTCGCTGTCGCTGCAGATCCTGATGCTGATGACGGCGCTGACGGTGCTGCCTTCGCTTGTACTGGGGATGACGTCATTCACCCGGGTGATCATCGTTCTTTCCCTGTTGCGTCAGGCGATGGGCACCCAGCAGACCCCGCCCAATCAGGTGCTGATCGCCATTGCGATGTTCCTCACCTTCTTCATCATGGCGCCGACCTTCACCGTGATCTACGATGAATCTCTCTCGCTTTACCTTGACGGCAGGATGGATGCGCTGACCGCGCTGCAGACGGCGAGCGTCCAGCTCAAGGCGTTTATGATTGAAAATACACGGATCAATGATTTGTCCATGTTCTCCGAAATGGCGGGGGATGAGCCTTACGCCAGCAATGCCGATGTGCCGTTTTCCGTGCTTCTGCCGGCGTATATCACCTCCGAGCTGAAAACCGCCTTCCAGATCGGCTTTCTTCTGTTCCTGCCCTTTCTGGTGATCGACATGGTGATCGCCTCGACGCTGATGTCCCTCGGGATGATGATGCTGAGCCCGATGCTTGTCTCCCTGCCCTTCAAGTTGCTGCTTTTTGTGCTGGTGGATGGCTGGGCCATGACCGTCAGCTCGCTCGTTGCCACCTATTCTGTTCCTTAACGGCCTGTCGCAAAGGATAAAGACCCATGAGTTTTGACCAGAATGTTGATTTCCTGCAGATGATGTTCCTGCAGATTCTGATGACCGGAGGCCCGCTTCTGGCCGTGGCGCTCGGGATCGGCCTGACCATCGGCATTATCCAGGCAGCGACCTCGATCAACGAGATGACGCTAAGTTTCGTGCCGAAACTTGTGGTGGTGCTGATCGTCTTCGGGCTTCTTTCCGGCTATATGCTGAACAGTCTGTCCGCCTTCTTCACCGTCACCTTTGATCAGATTGTGGCGATCAGGTGATGATCAAGGAAATGGTCATTGCCGGGGCAACCGACCCCTCCCTGCCGGGTCTGGATCTCCAGATCGTCATGGCCTATCTTACCAATTTCTTTATCAGCAGTCTTCGTATTGGCGCCTTCATGATAGCGGCGCCGTTTTTCGGCTCGCGCTGGGTGCCGCTTCAGGTCCGGATCATCATGTCGATTTCGCTGGCCACCGCCATTGCGCTCAATGCCCCGCTTCTGCCGATGGAGGTGGTGGCATCGATGCAGGTGATTGTCATCATCATGGCGGAAATCAGCATCGGGCTTGCGGCCGGGCTGATCATGACGATCTTCTTCGGTGCCGCCATGCTGGCCGGGGAAAAGATCGCCTCTTCCTCGGGGCTCAGCTATGCCGCCCAGATCGACCCAAATGCCGGTGGCCAGACACCCGTGGTGAGCCAGATCCTCTATCTCTTTCTGATGATCGTATTTGTCAGCGTTGACGGCCATCTGATCGCCATCCGCTCGATGCTTGAATCCTACCGGATCATGCCGGTGGGGTTCAGCCCGGATACCGAAGTCATGGTCAGGTCCGGGATCGCGGCGGCGGGGTCGATGTTCTTCGCCGCCACCATGATCATGGTGCCGATCACCATGATCCTGCTTTTCATCAATGTGTCGATCGGCATTGTCACCCGGGCGGCGCCGCAGTTGAATCTCTTTTCCTTCGGGTTTCCGATTTCGCTGATGGGTGTGTTCGTCATTCTTTATTTTTCGGCGGATTTCCTCGGCGTGGCCATGGTCAATCTGACCGATGAGGCGATCCAGCACCTGCACCAGATGATGGGAGATATGCACCATGGCTGAAGAAGACGACAGCCAGGAAAAGACCGAAGACCCCTCCCAGCGAAAACTGGATAAAGCCAGCGAGGAGGGGCGGGTTCTTTCATCAAAAGAGATGTTTGTCTTTACCGGCATCGCCATGGGCTGGGCCCTGATCTCAACCATCCCTCTTTACGGGCAGTATATGCTTGATATCTGGTCGGATCTCTTTGTGCTTGATCACGCCGAAATGCTGGAAGGGCTGTGGCTGACCAAGGTCCGGTCGATTTACTGGTCTTATATCGTCTTCATCCTGATCACCGGCGTGCCGATGCTCATCATCGTTCTCCTTACCCAGGCCGCGGTCGGCGGAATCAATTTTGCGCCAAAGGCCATGGCCTTCAAGGGAAACAAACTCAACCCGATCAAAGGGCTTGGGCGGATCTTCTCCATGAAAGGGCTGGTGGAACTGGGCAAATCGCTGCTCAAGGTCATTCTGCTTTTTACGATCGTCGGGGTGTTCATTTCCATCTTCATGCCAACGGTGCTGCCCTTGGCGCAGAGCACGCTCAACCAGTCCCTCATGGTGATGCTGCAGGGATTTCAGTATCTCCTCGGCGCCATGGTTCTGGCGCTCCTGATCATTGCCGTGATCGATTATATCTGGCAGCGGCACACCCATATGCAGTCGATGCGCATGTCGAAAAAGGAAATGAAGGACGAGATGAAGGAAACCGAAGGATCACCCGAAGTCAAGGCCAAGATCCGGCGCATGCAGATGGAACAATCCCAGCAAAGCTCACGCCAGCGTGAGGCGCTCGAGGATGTCCGCGATGCCACGGCGGTGATTGTCAACCCGACCCATTTTGCCGTGGCCCTGCGCTATGTCGCCGAAGAGGGCGGCGCGCCGGTCATCCTTGCCATGGGCAAGGGCGTGCTGGCTGAACGCATCATCGAGCGGGCAAAAGAGCATCATGTCACCATCTTCCAGAGCCCGCTGCTGGCAAGGGCGCTGTATTTCACCGGGAATATCGGTGCAGAAATCAGCGAAAAACTATACAATGCCGTGGCGGTGGTGCTGGCCTATATCTACCGCGTTGACCGGGGCGAAATCATGCCCGAGCCTGAAGTTGTCCTGCCGCAGGACATGATGTTCGACGAACATGGTCAGGCGTTGAACTGATAGAGGGAAGACATATGCCACGTTATCGTCACCACAGCCTCGGCGAGTTGATCAGCACCATTTCCTTCTTTGGTGTTGCCGTCTATCTGACCCTTTCGGGATTTGACTGGAAGGATGGAGGGGACATGATGCGGGCCTGGCTTTCCTGGTTTGCGGCCCTGCTCTGCTATCTCGGGGCGATGCGTTTTCGTCTGGCGCAGATGGCGATGAGGTACCAGCAACGGAAAAGGCGGCGAGACGATGCGAAATAAACCCCGGAGATCCGTTGCGGAGACCAGAAGGCGGGTGAACTGCTTTGACTGCATCCATCATTACATCACCTATGAGACACCGCGCCCCTATGCCTGCCGGAAATTCGGGTTCAAGGGGCCAAGGCTGCCTTCGATAACGGTTTTCGAGGTGACTGGCACGGAATGTGCATATTTTGTCAAGCAACAGGTTTCTGACACATCCGGGCAGAAGACCATAAGGAGACGCAGATGAGCATGCGACCAAAGGAAATTCAGGACAGCATAAAGCTGGCGCTTGATGCGGCTGATGCGGCAACTGATGTAACCGCGGAATTCAGCAAGATCAAAAACAGCAACAGGACGCTGGAGGAAAACGTGAAAAAGATCCATCGCGCGACAACCATTATCTTTTTCAGCGCCGTGACCGGCATGCTGGTAGCTTCGGTCTTTGCCGGGCTGATCTATTTCCGGACCATGTCTGATCTCAAATCGATCACCACCACAAGCCGTGAAGCCCTGGTGGTATTCGCCGAAAACGTCAATCAGGTGAACAATACGCTGAACAGTCTTGAATCCGCCCTCAAAACCCAGGAATCGCTCGTTGCCCAGAATAACCAGCTGATCGTCGAGCTGCAGTCGCTGAACGAAGGCATCACCCTCACCCGCGACAGCATCGTTGCCAGCATGAAGGCCACCTCCGATGCCGTGCAGGCCAGCAATAAATCCATGTCGGTTTCGGTCGCCAAGGGGATCAGCACCGAGATGAGCAACCAGAACAGCAAACTTCTGGCCCAGATCAAATCCATGGAAACAAAGACCATCGAAGGTATCACCACCATGGCAAGCGGCATGGATGACGGCCGCCAGCTGAAAGCGATCTACAGTCGCCAGGGTGAGTTGCTCGAGCTGCTCAATGCCATGGTTCGGCAGAATATGGCGATCGTTCAGCAGATCGAAGACAGCAAGAACAGCATCAAATATCCCTGATTTTCTGATATCCTTCCCGAAAAGGGGGTTGGCACATGCTAGATGAAAACCCGGCAATGGACGCGTCAGCCCGCCCGGATGACACCCCGACAGGCGGGATGGCCCATCAGAGCAGTTTTCTGACGATCAAGGAAGTCAACACCATCTCCCGGGCCAGAACATTGCGGCTGGCCGTCGGGGATGTGATCATCGGCACCGACAGCCAGATCTATCGTGGCGGCATCATCGAATTTCAGACCGTCATGGAAGAATGCGATGAGGAAAATGGCGTTCTGCTGACCATCTGGCGTGATGGAGCGATTTTCCATGTCATCGGGTTTGGCCCGCTTGGGGTGACGCTTGAATTTGCCAGCCCGGAGAATATCGAGCAGATCAGCAAGGATCTTGAAAACTTCACCTTCCCGAAACGAGAGGAACTTTCTGTTTTCGAAGTGCTGCGAAACTTTGCCAGGCGATGCGAGATCATTGATACAAGCCCTTCACAACTGGCTTTTATCGCGCCGCCGCTCTGGCTTATTCAGCATCGGCTTATCGAGCCTCTGATGGCGGTGATGGCGATCTATGCGATCACTTTTGTTGTTCACTGGGCTCTTTTCATCATCGCCTATATCCTGATGTCGCTCTATTTCAAGCGTGGATATCTCATGATGCTGCGCAGTTTCATCATCTATAAAGAATATCAGATGTGGGTGGTCATCGCGGCAAGAGACGTTAAGGAAGTGCAGCAAATCTGCCGCAAATTCGACCCCAAGACACGGTTCAGGAACTCGCAGGTCGGCGAACCTGTCATCGAAGAAACCGCACCAAAGAAGAAACGCCGCAGATCTTCCATCCCCGGAATGTAACCCCGGGCCGCCGCCCCGGAATGCAGCCCCGACTGACATAGCACCCTGGCATATCGCCGGGGCATATCGCCGGGGCATAGCGGACGCCTTGCCTCCCCTTCTCAATCGCTCACCCGGGTATTCAAGGCCCGGATTCTGCCTTTCGCGCCCAGCTTCCGGGAAGGCCTTTCCGGCGCATGTGTTTTTCCGGCGGGAAAACGCACCTCCAGCCAAACCAGCCCAAGGGGTCAAATCAACATGGCCGTAAGGCCGCCGGTTCCATTTCAACCGCTGAGATGTGGCCATCCCCACGGCAGCTGCCATGGACCGGCGGCCTTCGGGGAGATGGGCTATCAGGAATGGGTATCAGGCGGGTAGGACCAGAGGGGCGGGGGATCAGAGGTGGGGGGGATCAGAGGCGCGGGGGATCAGAGGCGGGGGGGGGATCAGGTATGGAGCACGCGGGCCTGCCCCCTCATCCGACCTGCTCTCGCTAAATCTGCCCCCTGCCCTCGGCGAACCTGCCCGGCAAAGTATTACCAGCGCGGCGGATCAGCCCCCGGCATTCCCTATGGGCCAGACGAACCCCCAGCCCTGACAGGACCGGGGGAGAGGTCATGCGTCAAACGATGCCTTGAGTGGATCAGGCCATGCCGGGCGCGGCCTGATCAGTAGTTGATCTCAATCTCGATACGGCGGTTCTTGTTGCGACCTTCGGCGGTATCGTTGCTTTCAATCGGCTGGGTTTCACCGAAGCTGATCGCCTCAAGCCTGCCGGCGCTGACGGCACCTGTATCCTCGAGCGCCTGGACCACGCTGGCGGAACGGGCAGCCGCAAGATCCCAGTTGTCGCGGAAGTTCGAGCCGAAGATCAGCGGCACATTATCGGTATGGCCCGAAACCTTGATCTTGCCCTTGCTGTCGGCGCTGGCACCGGCGATCTTTTCCATGATCTCTCTGGCTTGAGGGGTCAGGGCCGCCGAACCTGAAGGGAAGGCTCCGCCTGAACCGACGGTGATAATCACCTTGTCATCGATGCGTTCCACATCGACCAGCCCCTGATCGATCTGCTGCTTGAGCGCGATTTTGAGCTCATCTTCGGCGATTTCAGCCCGGCGATTGGCATTTTCAGCCTTTTCCGCCGCCTCGGAAGCGGCATTGGCGATTTCCGCCTGCTGCTGCTGGGCCTGTTCGGTGGCGGCGATCATCTGCTTGAGTTTCTGCTCAAGCCCGCCAAAGAGCACGTCCTGATCTGCCTTGCCCGCGGATTCTTTGGCCGCTTCAAGCGCGTTCAGGGTTTCTTTGAGCATCTGGGGCAGATTCTGCTGTTCGGTGTCGGTTGCGGTGAAATTGACCACCACTTTCTCACCGAGGGTTTCGACCTCGATATCGCCGCGGGCGATGGCATCTTCAAGAGCTTTCAGGATATCATCGGCACTGCCATCCGTGCCTTCGCCGTCGTTGCTCTTCTGCTGCACGTCGAGATCAGGCTTGGTCACATCGGTTGTCTGCTGGGTCATGTCGTCGGTCAGCGACGGCGCCGGGGACGGGCTGAAATTAAGGGAAAGGACGGTGGTGCCCTTTGGCTGTTCGACAATCGGGATGATCCGCTGGACACCAAAGGCATTTTTCAGCGAGCCGGAAATCTGCTTGAATTTCGGCACGTTGAACTCGGCAAAAGACAGGATGAGAACGAAGAACGCCATCAGCAGGGTTGCCATATCCGCAAAGGTGGCCATCCATGCCGGGGCCCCGACAGGGGGGCATTTGGGGCATTCTTCGTCCTGCTGTTCTTCTTCAATAGCTTCTTCGGCTTCAGCTGCCATGATGCTACCCTCGATTGGTTCCGGATTGCGGCCGCAGCATTACGCTGCCGCCACGCTTTCCTGCAGTTTCGGCGGCAGGTTGGCGATCATCTGATCCTGAATATTACGCGGGGACTCGCCGCGGGCGATATTCTTGAGCCCGATCACCACCATCTCGCGATAGACGGTCTCATAGGCGGTGTAGCCCTCAAGCTTGGTGACCATCGGCGCGAACATGATATTGGCGATAAACGCCCCGTAAAGCGTTGTCAGCAAGGCCACCGCCATCGCCGGGCCAATCGCCTTCGGATCCGCCATGTTCCCGAGCATGAGCACGAGACCGATCAGCGTGCCGATCATCCCCATGGCCGGGGCCAGATCCACCCAGGCCTTGAGCACGCCCTGGTTGGCTTCGTGGCGCGACCGCATCGCCTTGATTTCCTGATTGAGCTGGGTGGTCAGTTTGGACTCATCGGCGCCATCGACCAGCATCTGCAGCCCTTTGGAGAAAAACTTGTCCGGCACATCCTGGCCTTCAAGCGCCATCATGCCGTCTTTACGGGCAATCCCCGCAAGCTCGACCATGCGGGTGACCAGTTCATCCTGTTTTTTCACCGGCGGCAGAAAGACTTTGGCCATCACGCCAAAACTGCCGAGAAAGACCCCGAGCGGGGCGGTGTACATCACCGCAAAGAACGTCCCGCCAAAGACGATGAGAATGGATGGCACGTCAATAAAGGGCCCGACGCCACCACCGGAGATCATCGCCCCGACAATCATGCCGACCGCGCCCAGAAAACCTACTAATGATGCAATATCCATAGCTAAAAACCGTGACGTTCAAGTAAACTCAGCCAGTGATCCTGCAATAATGATACCAACCTGAAAAGGAAGGATGAAAATGGTCCAAAATTTGCAGGTCCCCTCTTGCCGGTTCTACTATATAATAGAACACTAATGTTGAAAATGGAGTGTATCCATGAATTCATTCCAGCGTATTGCGTCGAAGGTCGTGCTTGCCGTGCTGGTCTCTGTGAACAGCCTTTCGGTGTCTTCCGCCTCTGCTTCAAGTGTCTTCATGCCGCGCGAGCATCTCGTGATCGACCTCAGCCATGGGGTGGAGTGGCTCCGCTGCAGCGTCGGCCAGAACTGGAACGGCGAAACCTGCATCGGCGAGATTGTCAAACTCAACCAGGAAAGCATCAAGGAAGCCATCCGCCTTGCCAATGAACAGCTTGGCGGGGAATGGCGGCTGCCGTCGCTGGCCGAACTCAAGGGGCTGATCTGCATGGAATGCGGGACGGTGAAGATCGATCAGGAGGCGTTTCCCAATACCTCACCCGAACCTTACTGGACCGGGGAGACAAACCCCTACGCCTCACGTCATATGTATACGGTGAATTTCATCAACGGCTATACCTATGGCCGATTTTTCCCGTTTCAGGAGATGGCCGTCAGGCTTGTTCGTGATCGCTAGACGCCTGGCGGCGTTCACGTCGCCACAAGAAGAGCTTGACGGCAAAACCGGCACCGCCAACAACCCAGATCGCCAGCGCCGCACCTTCCGCCGTGATAAACTGCAGATACTGCATCTTGTCGGTGGCGAGCAGGCCGAGAATGACCATCATGAAAACCGTCAGCATGAAAAGCCGGATGATCCGGCAACGCTGGCATCCGGTGTAACGGCTTGGTCTGGTCCGGCTGAGCGTGATCATCTCTTTTGTTTTCCTCGTGCTTGCCGGGTGCAAGGCCCGATGCGGCAGATCGGCCCCAATACCCGGAGCTTCCCGTCCCGATATGCAAGAACAATACCATGATTGCGGGCCAGAGGGAGGTTGAAAAATTGACATTATGTTAATAATAAATTAATGAATAATTATTATCTTACTGAAATATAATTATATTTTTATTCTTTTTTTGACAAAATTGCTCGTCAAATATTCTTTTTTGAAGGCCTGATTATTTCCCCCATGCTCTCCATAAAGACAACATGTGGAGGGTATCATGCAGTTGAAACCAGTTATCAGGGCACAGCAGAAACAATCGCTCATTATCACTCCCCAGTTGCAGCAGGCCATCAAACTGCTGCAGATGACCAATCTTGAAATCCGGGCCTTTCTTGAAGAACAGGCGCTGGAAAACCCTTTCCTCGATGTCCGCGACGCCAATGCCGACAAAGACAGTGCGGCCGATGCCCGGGATATGCCCGATCAGGCCGAACCTGCCGATCACGACATGCCGAGAGACGTGGCCGACATGACGCCGGGCAACAATGCCCTTCAGGATGACCCGACGGCGCATGCCGATCTCGACAACCGGTATTCTTCGCTTGAAAACATGCCTGCCCGTTCCGCGTTTGACGGCGAAGCCGAGGACATGATGGCGCGGCTGGCCAATCCGGATGATGGCCTGCATGCGATGGTGCTCCGCCAGATCGACCTTGCCATTGACCCCGGTGACCGAGCCATTGCCTATATGCTCACCGATCTTCTGTCGCCGACGGGATGGCTGGACCAGCCGCTCGATGAGATCGCCGCCAGCACCAGCATCAGCCTCGAGCGTCTTGAGGAGGTTCTCAACACACTGCAGGAACTTGAACCGGCGGGGATTTTTGCCCGCAGTCTTTCGGAATGCCTCGCGCTGCAGGCAAAAGACAACGGCGAATATGATCAGGTCATGGCAACGGTTCTCGACCATATCGAGCTGTTGGGCAAAGGTGAGATCGCCGCACTTGCACGCCTCGCCGATTGCAGCCAGGACGATATCCTTGACACCCTGCGCCTGATCCGCAGCTATAACCCGAAGCCAGGTGAAAGCTACAGCAATGACCTGCCGCCCCTGGGTGAGCCGGATGTGCTTGTCCGCCAGACCAAAGACGGCTGGGCGGTGGAGCTCAACCGGTCCACCCTGCCAACCATCCATATCCGCGAGAATTACGCCAAGGATATCGAGAAAACCCTTGAGCGCAAGCGCGACGAGAACAGCAGCGATTTTATCGGCACGGCCATCGGTTCGGCCCGCTGGCTCAAGCGCGCGCTCGAACAGCGCAACATGACCACCATGAAGATCTGCGCAGAGATCATCCGCCTGCAGCAGGATTTCATGAACCATGGCCTGGATGCGCTGAAACCCATGTCGCTCAAGACGATTGCCGAAGCCGTCGGCATGCATGAAAGCACCATCAGCCGGGTGACAAACGGCACCGTCATCCACACCCCCCGGGGCACCTATTCGCTCAAATCCTTCTTCAGCGTGTCGATTGCCACCGACGACGGCGACGAAGGCATGGCCGCCACCGCGGTCCGCAACAAGATCAAGAGCCTGATCGAAGCCGAAAGCCCGAACAAACCGCTCAGCGACAACGATATCGCCGAGGCGATCAGCGATCAGGGCATTACGCTGGCGCGCCGTACCGTTGCCAAGTATCGGGAGATGATGCGTATCCCTTCCTCGTCGGAACGTCGTCGTCTGGCACGGATGAAGATGATTGGCTAGGCCCGCAAGGCCCTGCCCGGAAAAAGCCTAGCGCCGACGGACACCAAGTTTCTGATGGCGGGCGAGGAAGGCCTCACTCGTCAGGCCGAAATCCTGAAGATAACGGGCAAGCGGCACCGTCTCGCGGCTGGTGACCTCTTCCTGATCATTGTAATGGACAAAATTTACCCCCATCTCCGACGACGTGATGCCGTCTTCCTTGATGATATCTTTCACATTATGATCATTCATGGGCTTGCTCCCTTTCAGGTTCGTCAAGCCGATGATTGCATGATCCGTGCCAATCAGGTACCGAGCGCCGCCATCGAATTGATGAAATCCTGATGCGAGGCCGGCATTTTTTCCACCCGCTCAAACAACAGCCGCGCCGGA is a window of Alphaproteobacteria bacterium LSUCC0684 DNA encoding:
- the fliP gene encoding flagellar type III secretion system pore protein FliP (The bacterial flagellar biogenesis protein FliP forms a type III secretion system (T3SS)-type pore required for flagellar assembly.), with translation MSPALAQSGLDQGFGGLPALTVSDNSNGTATYSLSLQILMLMTALTVLPSLVLGMTSFTRVIIVLSLLRQAMGTQQTPPNQVLIAIAMFLTFFIMAPTFTVIYDESLSLYLDGRMDALTALQTASVQLKAFMIENTRINDLSMFSEMAGDEPYASNADVPFSVLLPAYITSELKTAFQIGFLLFLPFLVIDMVIASTLMSLGMMMLSPMLVSLPFKLLLFVLVDGWAMTVSSLVATYSVP
- a CDS encoding motility protein A — its product is MDIASLVGFLGAVGMIVGAMISGGGVGPFIDVPSILIVFGGTFFAVMYTAPLGVFLGSFGVMAKVFLPPVKKQDELVTRMVELAGIARKDGMMALEGQDVPDKFFSKGLQMLVDGADESKLTTQLNQEIKAMRSRHEANQGVLKAWVDLAPAMGMIGTLIGLVLMLGNMADPKAIGPAMAVALLTTLYGAFIANIMFAPMVTKLEGYTAYETVYREMVVIGLKNIARGESPRNIQDQMIANLPPKLQESVAAA
- the fliL gene encoding flagellar basal body-associated protein FliL — its product is MADENDEEKKSGGLVPLLIKIGIFSGVLVVGLVAGYFIFSPGGDVIEKEELEQMIERSIVEREEAKAAEEEANADPSKVAKETPEEETFATIYYEFAGTFTTNLEGSRKMLQIGIAVSTQYDDTVMQNVEAHELGLRSAILNRIGSFTEDQIKGEAGRKMLTESLKEVLNKELEELEGFGGIEKVHFTSFVLQ
- the fliR gene encoding flagellar biosynthetic protein FliR, which encodes MIKEMVIAGATDPSLPGLDLQIVMAYLTNFFISSLRIGAFMIAAPFFGSRWVPLQVRIIMSISLATAIALNAPLLPMEVVASMQVIVIIMAEISIGLAAGLIMTIFFGAAMLAGEKIASSSGLSYAAQIDPNAGGQTPVVSQILYLFLMIVFVSVDGHLIAIRSMLESYRIMPVGFSPDTEVMVRSGIAAAGSMFFAATMIMVPITMILLFINVSIGIVTRAAPQLNLFSFGFPISLMGVFVILYFSADFLGVAMVNLTDEAIQHLHQMMGDMHHG
- the fliM gene encoding flagellar motor switch protein FliM produces the protein MTSTRKLSSSEVNALIDGLQQEGPSGGAEADVSSSAEVRSFQFGSDDLSLLGDYYALRMLNERFSRLARSVFLPMLRIQPRISSFPPEVKTFDEYIADVDNFLSLSISKIEELRGSMMLVLNPSFISILTNSFYGGKISTLKNRRNEFTTTEERVIELVNEGLNTALEEAWKDLTRISIHPSTREVNPQFASFVDGSDLVIICSFVVQLPNVEAATFDIIYPLQTLKPIASQLRSRVQTDMVDDNKSWRERMEQAVLEIPLKIVARLGEPTVSMGKLITLKQGDSFPMQINDGVDVLLEDNIIFTGEVGEINGQAAVKLTAAVS
- a CDS encoding OmpA family protein — encoded protein: MAAEAEEAIEEEQQDEECPKCPPVGAPAWMATFADMATLLMAFFVLILSFAEFNVPKFKQISGSLKNAFGVQRIIPIVEQPKGTTVLSLNFSPSPAPSLTDDMTQQTTDVTKPDLDVQQKSNDGEGTDGSADDILKALEDAIARGDIEVETLGEKVVVNFTATDTEQQNLPQMLKETLNALEAAKESAGKADQDVLFGGLEQKLKQMIAATEQAQQQQAEIANAASEAAEKAENANRRAEIAEDELKIALKQQIDQGLVDVERIDDKVIITVGSGGAFPSGSAALTPQAREIMEKIAGASADSKGKIKVSGHTDNVPLIFGSNFRDNWDLAAARSASVVQALEDTGAVSAGRLEAISFGETQPIESNDTAEGRNKNRRIEIEINY
- the flhB gene encoding flagellar biosynthesis protein FlhB, encoding MAEEDDSQEKTEDPSQRKLDKASEEGRVLSSKEMFVFTGIAMGWALISTIPLYGQYMLDIWSDLFVLDHAEMLEGLWLTKVRSIYWSYIVFILITGVPMLIIVLLTQAAVGGINFAPKAMAFKGNKLNPIKGLGRIFSMKGLVELGKSLLKVILLFTIVGVFISIFMPTVLPLAQSTLNQSLMVMLQGFQYLLGAMVLALLIIAVIDYIWQRHTHMQSMRMSKKEMKDEMKETEGSPEVKAKIRRMQMEQSQQSSRQREALEDVRDATAVIVNPTHFAVALRYVAEEGGAPVILAMGKGVLAERIIERAKEHHVTIFQSPLLARALYFTGNIGAEISEKLYNAVAVVLAYIYRVDRGEIMPEPEVVLPQDMMFDEHGQALN
- a CDS encoding flagellar biosynthetic protein FliQ; amino-acid sequence: MSFDQNVDFLQMMFLQILMTGGPLLAVALGIGLTIGIIQAATSINEMTLSFVPKLVVVLIVFGLLSGYMLNSLSAFFTVTFDQIVAIR
- the fliN gene encoding flagellar motor switch protein FliN, giving the protein MAEENETEDTEAKAEAPAGGGDRVSVDNLRVLENIDVKLTVEVGSTEIRIRDLLRLNEGSVVELDRLAGDPLDILANGTIIARGEVVMVGERFGIRFSEIVSPEKRMENL